The genome window CTAGGTAGTTCTCCACTTTGTTAAAACTGATCTTGCACACTGTACATTCGTGATAGTCTAACAGTCTTTTGGGGGAGTTGGGCGATGTCTTGTCATTGGGGATGGGCGAGCACTTTTTGCTGAGATCGATGGGTGCGTCCAGCTCCTGCTGGTCCATAGTGGCATTACTATTGGGGGCCATGATAGACTTGGTGACGGTGAGGGAAGCCTCCAGGTGTTTGGGGACCATCCCTGGGAAGACGTCACAGCGAGGGTGAAAGCGGTCGGCCAGGCTCTCCACCGCCTCCTGGGACGTACAGGGGTTCGCCATAGGAGGGACCCCCAGGAACCCTGGCTGCCCAATGGAGGGTCCTCTCGGGTCCTGGTCTGGGAGACACATCTCGTACATCTTCCTGCGCTTGCGGGTCCTCATGGTCCTCTGCATGGAGGGAACCTTGTTGGCGGACATGCGTTTCATGGGGGGGTCGTGACGCGTAGCACAATAGTACTGCTTGTGGACCATGTAGGTCTCGTGGCGGCTAAAGGTTATATTGCAGGCCGCACAGGAAGTCTGGTTGGGGTCGTTGACGTCAGTCTCCACCAGAGGCGTGTCAGTGGGGCTCTTCCCCTCCACCGCCTGCTGCTTCCCGTTCAGCCTCTCCTCTACGCCGGTCGGGGTGGTGGAGACCTTCTTAACCTGCCCCGGGAGCTCCTTCTCTGGGCCAGGGCCTTTCACTGCCCCTCCTGCATTGATCATGTCCAGAACACTCTGAGAGTTGACTGACAAACAGGCCGACTGCATCAGGTGGCTGTCGGTGACCTCAGACGGGTGGCATCCGGTGAGCATACTGACTGAGCTGTGGCCGCTGTTGGGGCTCACGGCCTTGTCTGAGATGCTGGAGAAGTCAGGCGACTTGGTCATGTGCTGCCAACGACTGTTACAGTAGTGCTTTTTGTGGACCAGGTAGTTTTCCAGGTTGTTGAAGGTGATATTGCATTCGAAACACGTGGCCCCTTTGGGGATGAGGGGGCTGTAGATCACCGGAGGGTAGACCGTGTTCCCTCCGTGGCGTAGCCTCCGGTGCACCAGCTCTGACATTTTAGCCAGAATCTCAGAAGCCTGCGGGACGACAGAAATGTCCTGGGAGAAAGCGAACTGGGACAGGAAGGGCCCCATAGGGTAGGTGGGGCCCATGTTATGCTGAACAGGAGAGGAGGCCAAGCGGGGGCTGGAGGGCTCAGACTTGATCCGGGTGTAGGAGAAGCTGGCCTTACTGCCCGGATGGCTACCGTCCCCCTTCAACCCTGACAGCATGGGCTTTTTCTCAGCCTTCTCCAGCTCGCTGTCAGTGGTGGCGTCCTTGCTGAGGGATCCTTTGGGACTCTGGAGAGCTTCCTTCCGGTTGGCCAGCTCGACGCGGGCCGCCGCCTGCTGCAGGGCTTCCTCTGCTCCCCTGGGGGAGTGCTCGCTGTCGCTCTCCCTGTGAAGTTTGCTGCCACCGCCGTGGCCATGGTGGCTGTGTAAGTCCTGATGCTGCAATAGTTCCCTGTGGTTCTGAAAGCTGATATGGCAGTGATTGCATCTGAAGGCTGCCtgtgacaggtgagagaggatgtGATGTTGGAATGTAATAAGAGAATCCGCCGTGTAGTTACAGATTGTGCACTTCAAGCTGGTGCCAGGGGGGAGCGTCTCTTCCATTTTGACACCTGTTAGGGAGATAAAAGGGCACTATTGAGATTCCTCGTCGCCTTCCCACTCTGCCTTAATGTTAACTACGGCTACGATCAAAACCTGATGCATTATGCCAAGCTTACTCCCAACCCTCCTGATTTCTGGTTGGGCTGAAAGCTAAACTGTCAACTGCTTAAGCTGACAGGGGGATGTGTATATTTATGGAGCTAAGAGTAGTAGTTCACTTTTCCAATTATTTTACCTGACTAATGTGAAACTGACATTGTCTTATTGTCAAGCAATACTTTTCATTACAAAACCGAATACTAAAATGACTGAAAAATATTAAAGTTATACTGTTCTGTACTACTCAACGTAATTAAATAATACATAGGATTACCTTTAATGATAAGCACATATCATGTCAACATCACTCAATGGTGAGATACTACTATAAATCTACATTTCGTCTACTTTACAGTACtttactagtattactacagtagaAGCTCAACTACTATACTAATAGTACTAGCAGGACATCTCTACTCACCACTGTGTGTGCTCAGGTGCATTTCCAGGGCCCTGGCGCTTGTGAAGCTCTTGTTGCACTGTGGGAAGGGGCAGATGCTGGGTGTCTGGTGGGGTCTGTTGTCGTTCTCCTCCCCTTGGCTCTCTGGCTCCCTCTGCCTGCCACTGCAGTAGTACATCAGGTGGGCCTGCAGGTTCCTCTCACTGCGGTACCAGATCCCACACGCCTTACATGGGAAGATGtcctctggagagagagggtaaaaCACAGGGTAGAGCGTCAGGGTACAACGTCAGGGTAGAACGTCAGTGTACGTTTCGtgcacacacaacaacatgcacACATATGcacggacaacacacacacacacacacacacacgtttcttTCTCTTTATAGCTCTGATTTGATACCCAAAGCCAGGAGAAACCCTGTAATACCCAAGCCTGTGATAGGACTGTGTTGATACCACTAGGTTGGTGCCCTTTCTCAAGGGCAACTGAAACACTGGACCATCTGCCTGCAGCAGAGCAGCCTCCCTGTCGAGCTGAACCCAGATAGCCCTTATTAAGTAAACAAATGCACTATTTGCATGAAGCTTGTATTTTGCAATTAACAGGTTAGTGGGAGGCTCGCCTGTGTTTATGTGAACCCAAACTGAAGGTCGACAGCTCTTATCTCAACCGCTCTTAACACAGACTCATCTGGGTTAATCTACAGCCCATAgacggatggacagacagacatttaGGGCTATGTccaaaacggcaccctattccctatatagtgcaatacctTTGTCCAGAGTCTGCACCCTCTTTCCTATAGTGCATTACTTAAAGTTTTGGCCTAAAGTAGTGGacaacatagggaatagagtccaTTTCAAACACAGCCCTAGGTGAGACTACAGTACAGACTAGCCATGGAGTGTATTGTAACTCACTGTTGACGATGGCAGTGGGCAGTATGGAGGCCATGGCAGCCTGCTGAGGCAGGAGCTGGATGGTGTCCAGCAGTCTGGCCGGGTACATCCCCTCGCTCAGAGACATGTGGTTGATGGCCTGTAGACGGGAGTCAAAGTCCACGGCGAACGCCACTAGTTCCTCGCCCCCCATGATGTTCTTAGTGGTGGTACACCACAGCTGGCCACCTGGAACAGACAGAAGGGGAACATGCTGAAAAAGATTGTTTTTATCCTGTGAGActctgttggtagagcatggtagtGGTAGCCTGTGTGGCTAAGttgatgggtttgattcccactggggACAGTATTATATAATATTATTATTGATGTTTCACCCTGAGTGGTTTGACTATACTCCTAACTCTGATGTCCAGAGGGTATGGAATTCCATCCAGAGGGAAATGTTATAAGGACTTAATAATAATGACTATATAATGACTAAAGTGTAAAATCACAATTACATACTTTGGTTGAAATAGCAGTAAGAAATGTCCAACTCATTGGGGTAAAATCTAGTAGGTCTCTGGATTGGAGCTATACTGTACACTTCAGTAATATAGTATAACCTGAAGCAGGTCCTCTACACACTATTAGATTTTTGTGTTTAGGGATTAAACATTCCAATGAAATCTTCTGAACATATTCATTAAgttaggatgagagagaggaaggggaggaaggttTTTTAGCTTAGATAATATTTATCTCCTGCACATGACAGGCTTTTCAGCTGCACTTCATTTTCCTTTGAAGAGATTAAAGTTTTTAATATGACTATTTACAAAAATCTGGCTGGGGCGATAACAACAAACGATGATATGCTCACGCTAAATGGCAGAATTAGGACATTGTATCAGAGAAAAGCTGGACAATTAATTAGGGCACTCTGTTAGCTTTCAAAGATGTGCAAACACTCCGACAGAGCAGCGTCAGGATGAGAGAGGACCTCTAATTTGAGTCCAGCTGTTGTGGAAATAAGAGGCGTtgcagaagagaggggagaggtatgAAGGGTAGAACAGAAGACTAACTGCACCCCACTCATAGATCCATCCTCCACACTTTAGAGAGACACTGATTACAAATGTTTACACAAAACGTATACATCACTCGTTTTAAAGGTCTCTCTAAAGGTTTTCAAGTGAGGCTCTCCCAACCCAGGGAGGAAAACTGAAGAATAACTGCTGTAGTTACTATGAATCGACATGATGGAATGATTGTTATGACGCCTAACTTCCACACCAATCTGAGGATGTATCACTCCTCTCTGGTACACCTTCCACGGCATTCCACCTCCCACCTGACGCTGGTCATGACCTCGCTACTCCCATTAACACATTTCCCAACCTTTTCATTGCATTTATGTCAAACAGCACTGAAATTAAACACTATTATAGAAATGAGTCACAGGAGTGAAGCAAGATGTAGTAAAATATGCCATCTTTTAAAGTCCCATTTTTGTGTGCAGGGAaagctctgtgtttgtgtgtgtgtgtgtgtgtgtgtgtgtgtgtgtgtgtgtgtgtgtgtgtgtgtgtgtgtgtgtgtgtgtgtgtgtgtgtgtgtgtgtgtgtgtgtgtgtgtgcgtgtgcgtgtgcgcgcgtgcgcgcgtgcgcgcgcgcgtgtgtgtgtatccgtgtgAGTGGCAGGCAGCACTAGCTCCTTTAAAGCACAGTGCCTATCTGCTGGCCAATCTCCCGTGATGAGAGACACACTTCAGGTCCCTCCACTTGAGCGCTGGTTTTGATTCTCTCTCACCACACAGCCTGGAGAGGCCCTTTGAATTTTTATCTCCTAATTAAAGTAACAAAACTCCTCTGCCGTCAGACAGAGTTACCATCAAGGTAGATAGTAACTGCCAGCGAGCAGCCACCATGGGGGGGAGGTGTGGGGCAGATGGTCACTACTCGCCACCAAAAGTTTCAATTGGTAGAGATTCCACTTCTCAGGTTCTCGGTTAACAAAGAGAATGGAGAAAAATACCCTGATACTGAACTCACGACTGACTTGTCTACATTTTCACTGTCTTTGAATACAATTTCAGTTAAAGATGCTCTGAATTACTGCAAGCCTTCCACTGCTAATTGCTAATGACTGTTAGTACTAACCTACAATGCAATTCACCTATGGAATATGCACAGCAATGTGACTCCTTCAGCCAGCCAcactacagacacccatctgTCGTCCGTGAGAATGCTGGGGTGGTGTTCTAAAACACAGAATACTGACTCAGACAGAATCATTCCTGCCTCAGAGGAGACCTCAACCACCTCAACCACCTCAACCGCTTTgtcccaaataacaccctattcccaatatagcgCACTATTTTGACCAGAGCTATGGGCCGTGGTGCACTAAATGTGCACTAAATGCACTAaatggggaatagggtggcatttgggacataCACATAGATGGAAGCTCAGAAGATCCACTGAGATGTTGCTCTCAGGGCATCACTGTACACCACAGTTTTTGCTTCCCAAGCTTGGTCTTGATGGAGAACCAAAGGATGTGTTCTATgccagcactgacacacacaaatgTGCACCCCTTAGGGTTCCTAGGACAAGGATTGGGAAACACCTCTTACTGTACAGAGAGAGGGGCGGCAAAGGAAAATCATTGTGTGAATAGTTCATGAAAGTTTATCTGCATCATACTGGCTGCTTTTTGCCTTTTTTGAAAGTGCACAGCCCACAAGTAAAACTGGGGAAAAGGCTACAAAGTAGCAGCTTGTGTGATTTCCACTGTTTTGCCTGTTAGCGAGCTAGCTCTCTGCAGTGAGCTGCCTGCCTGGCTTTGTGCAGCGGCCAATGCAGTTGGAATGAACGCTATTGTGCTGAATCCTCCTGCAGAGCACCTGATAAAAGAATAAAGAACTATGACATATTCTAAAAACAATAGAGGAATTAAGGAGAGACAATAGGCCAGCTGCTTCATTAAAACAATCAAAAAACGGCATCCTGTACCTAGTCCAGATAATTAAAAACACTGCTTTGCTTTCTccattccccccctctctctctccccccctcgctctctctctctctctcccccctctctctctctccctctccccccctctctctcgctctctgccttcctctctctttctctctctctctctctcctccctctcaataTAATATTCACCAGCTCTACATTGGGCTGGCGACTGAGGCTCGGCTGGCTAAATGCCCATTCCTTCTCTTCCCCTTTGATGAATGCCGTATTTGAACATGTAGTTGAAGATGAACATATGACGGAATTCAAGAAACAAAAtgatgagagggagggggtgCATCGTATATGTAAGTACTTTCACTAATCAAACGTCAGGGGAAATAAGGCACATGTACTGTTCGTCCCTCCTCCCCAACTACAAACCCCAGAGGTTTCAAATTCACATATCAGAGGTCATTTTACATTTCTTCAGCTTTAAATGACAATGGATGTACAGTAAAGTAGCCTATACAGCAGGAGTATTCAATTCTTACCCTacaaggtccggagcctgctggttttctgttctacctgagaATGAATTGGACCCACCTGATATCCCagatctaaatcagtccctgattagaggggaacaatgacatTGAGGGCTATAcattcagcagacactcttatccagagcaattagaatgaagtgccttgctcaagggaacatcgacagatttttcaactAGTTGGCTtgaggattcaaaccagcaacctttcgattattggcccaacgcgctaaccaccaggctacctgccgccctagtgTAAATGTGAACATGGGCCACCGTGGTGGAGAGGAACAGACAGTATAAGATACTCGAGGTTATGAAGAATGGAATACATTTGCTTCCGCCTGCGCCACACCACTGTCCGTATCTTAATGAAAACACAAAGAAATCTCTCCAGCCTTGTTGCagtgagagagagctgggagGAGACGGCAAAGCAACACAAATAACAGAAGGGTTTGCATAATTAAACTGGCCTGCAGACAGGTATTCAAATGTTTGTGTGTAAACAGCACGACTCTTTAATAGTTTGCTGTAAAATGCATAGTTACGCACATCAGCTCTCCCATCTGTCTCCAACACAGGCCAGGCCCACTGCAGCACAACTACACATTATGGGGCTGAGGGTGGCTTCTAGCAAACATACAGTAACCTTCTGGCAGTAACCACATTGTGTTCTATGGATTTGCAGCACACTTTTGAGACAGGACACTGTAACCATGTGGTCTCTCTCCTCGAGGAGCTGTTTCCAGGAGCTTGATGGTGATTTGCAAACGGCCTGATTATTTCAACCCCTtatcccgtctctctctctctctccctccctccctccctccctccctccctccctccctccctccctccctccctccctccctccctccctccctccctccctccctccctccctccctccctccctcccatccctctctctctctctctctctctctctctctctctctctctctctctctctctctccctctctctctctctcacactctcacactctcactctcactctcaattGTGAAGTGATGGTGGTAAAGCCAGAGGGCTCAATGCTTTTGTAATTAAAGACCTCTGGTCTTGTCTCCAAATCAGACCAGACTGTTGTTGAACGGACGGCTAACCAGGGAAAGCCTCCTGGCACCTACAAATATCAAgtagctgcctgcctgccatgtTTGTTAACTTGTTCGGGGTTTAAATGTTCTCTTAACCTAGACTGTGTTAgcccgctgagctaaagcctagaaaTTATCTCAGGAAGCTAACGCAACTCTTCAGGTTTCCGTCAAGGCTACTAACCACACAAGTATGGTTCACTAAACTATAAACATAAATCATATTCAGTGCAACGTCTACATTATTAATATATGGAACTAACAGAAGACAATTCTCATACTAACAACAGCCTATACCTACAGAAAAACTAAACAAACTCCTCTTCTCATGAATAACAGCAAATATTGAGAGTGTTTCTGAACAGACAGGATGGTGATATGGCAGCAGGCTGTCAACCCATCAGGTTAAGACAACAGCCAGACAGCAGCACAGACAGGCCGAGAGAAAGCTGAGTGAGACTTCCCATGGCAGAGTGATTATGAAAAGTCACTAATCGGTCAAACAATCCTATTGTTACAGGGTGTGGTGTGGAATAAAGTGCAGTTAGCGGACTATAACATTATAACATAGATTTGAATCCTCTTATTCCCTGCTCACTTACCTCCGCCTCCCATTCTGATTATATTATTCTGGCCACCACTAGAAGGCGCTCTTCTCATGCTAAAACGCAACTCCGCACCCACCACAGTACGTATGATATCGTGTTGATGCATAGACACCCTAAACACGGCAGCATGTCAGACTGACAGACTCCGTCCATACGTTCAAGAAGGTACAGAATGTGAAGCACTCTTATGACCTTCATTTACTCTGTTTCTACAGTGAAAACAAGTTGTTCTGAGACCATGTATATGATGAGGATATTCATCATATCTAAGGTATTATGACGGTTATCGATCTGTTGTACCTGTCATCACGTTTGTGAAAATACTAATAGCCTAGGAGTAAATTTTGTGCAGCAAATACACATTGTTTGAGGCATAAAATAATGTCTTCTATTGACAAGACCACTCGTTTAAAAAAGCATTGTTGAATAagtaataaatataaatataacacTACAGTGTACAGACTCATTTTAACATCAAGTGTTTTGCAGATGATAGCCAACACTGAAAGCTCATGGATGGCCTTGAGCAAATGGCACAGGGGTCAGAGTCCACAAATTAAACCTGGGTTCCCAGGAGAGTGTCATACAGAATCCCACTGGTACACATTCATACCAGCTACAAAGACACTAAACTACAACACATCTCAGAAGGATCATATTCATATTTCATTTTACAGATATTCAATATCGTCATTCTGAGTTCTGGAACAAAGAAAATCTGTTTCAAAATTCCTAGTTTCCGGCAATGATCTGATTGAGTGGATGATTTTGCACAGTGTAGAAATGAGATGCTTCCTTTTATAATTAAATGATATTTCTTTAGCAAATCTCTGGAGACGCATGAATCTGTTTCATTGCACAGTGAAAATGATATTGGCAAGTGCCTGTTTGTCTGGTAatatcactgagagagagagagaaagagaaagcgagagagagacagacagacagacggagagagagagagagagagagagagagagagagaaataaagggagagagagagagagagagagagagagagagagagagagagagagagagagagagagagagagagaaataaaaggacagagagagagagagagagtaaaatatGCCAAGTTTTTATAGATCTATTAGAACTGAGAAATGATGAGGGAATTGAAAAGATGCTAAATGCTACATTTCTTTGATTACAATTGATATAAAAATAGTATTTATTGAAATGAATTGGTGCAGTGAGATATAAACAATATAACGTAAATTGTTATATATATCAAAATTATAAATGACAAATATGTGAGCCAAATATGATAAGAGACTGCtgtgaaatgtattttaaaaaattgTGAATATAACAATCTCAAAAtgacacaaacaaacactttCTGTAATTCTGATAATACATGATCAGAAATGTATAGTTGAATAGTTTTTCTGAACACTACACTACGAACACTAACTCGGCACACATTTCAAAAGGACTTTTAGATTCTCATGGGTGTCACTTTTATATTCGATTTCTAGGTAATAACATTACAAATTCCATGAAATAACGCTAAAACCCTTACGGACTTAGGCTAAATGTTCTAACCAACACATTTAAAGTGTGGTGCACAACGAGGACCACTTTTGGCAAGGGTTTTAATTAAAACTTTTAAGGGCTATCCTCTGGGTACACATGGTACATTTTGTTTTAATGTCATTTACCAAAAtaaattcaacaacaacaaaaacacccTTGTCCTCTAGGTTTCCCAGGTCTAAGTTCTCTCCTCTTCCCGGGCCGGGTCCTGGTTGCGGCCAGGCGACATGTGTTTACTGGGGCCCTGCTGGGGAGCAGGGTGGCGCTGGGGGCCTGGCTCTCTGTCCTGACCAGGCTATGTGTTAATGGGACGTGGAGGTCCCTGTGACAGGCCGCTGCTGTGTTgagcaccaccaccaacaccaccaccacccggGCAGAGCCAACTAAGCAAAGCTGTCCCAGAACCCCAGCTGTGGCCTGGTGGCCCACGTCCCCCTTCCGATCATGCTACTCGGGGAGGGAGCAGGGGAGCAGGTGAACGGCGGAGCTCCAAAGGGAGggccagggactgggagagagacaCAAGGACGCAGCGCCTCAGTAGCTACTCCAACATGGCTCTGTCCCCGCGCCACCACGCACCACATGGCCTGCCTGGCACATGGACGCCAGCCCTAATGCAAATGCCCTAACGCCGTTTAAAATGGGCCACTCTCCTTTTTGGAAAGGTCTATTTGGGCCTTCTGGCgatgagagggggagatgagagatGCACCTGCCTAGGCTATCAACCATTTTGGAATGCTGGGACATATTTTATCTGATCTGGGTGAGAATGGAACTGGAATTTTCAAAGTTGTGGTCTACATTAACTTGATGAGCAAACTAACATATACTGTGTGCTGCAAAGGTTTCTGTGCAACCTCCTCTGAAAGAAAAACAGAGTGGGATTGTGCCTGCTGTTGTTCACAGAGCCCAgcaacagacagaaagacagacagtgaACACAGACTGAATGAGAACAGCAACACGGCAGCACAGCCTCCTGAGTCCAGACACCCACCACCACAACAGCCACCATAGCTCCCTCCATCCCACTCTAACATGCCCTCTGCCTCTGCACCCCTGTAATTCTACATATTGCTTAAACTAAGCGCTAATTACATTTTCTGTCAGTTTGCAGGAGAAATAAATAATCTGTAGCTAAAAGGCCTAATTGCGTTTGTCACATTGTGGTCTCGGTGGCTGGTGCGATGGGAGCAGCAGCCGCTGGCCCTTCCTCGTTGCCATTCTGTCGTCCTGGCAAGGCCCCTCACTGCCCCAGGTATCGCCACGCAGCCATCTGGAGCCGACATCTGTCCCTCTATTGATCACAAGGGTTTAGCACTTGATCAAACAGACTGCGACAGGATATTGCTCTTTTCCCCACAGAAAAGGCCAATCGCTTGCGTGAGGGTAATAGAGTGGAACTGAGATACGCCACCAgcacggcaggcaggcaggcaggcgggcaggcaggcaggcaggcaggcaggcaggcaggcgggcaggcgggcaggcgggcaggcgggcaggcgggcgggcaggcgggcgggcgggcgggcaggcGGACAGGCGGGCAGGCGGGCAGGCGGTCAGCAGGCGggcaggcgggcgggcgggcgggcgggcgagCAGCAGCGGTAGTGGCAGGGATGGCAGGAGTGAGGTGGCTGTGCCACTACTGTCCAATGCCAGTTTGAGCCAATAGACCAGCCACACTCTCTCAGCTGCTGCTTCAACAAAACACTCAATTTTAAAGTGTGAGAATAACTCAAGCTCTGAAGCTAAATTAAAACTATATTAGCCACAATTTTCCACTTCAATATTTTCcacttctttcctctcctctctgaaaaGTGTGAGATGTTACGAATCGTTTTAGTTTTCAAGTGTTTGTTGAAAAGACTAAAATGAAAAGCGACTGGCTCTGATAATAACAAGCGGGTCTTTGAACCTGGTGAGAATCAGTACATCCCTTTCAAGCTGCATACAGGGACTCTATCTGTGGGAACACCTTTTTGAAACTTTGAGGAAAGATGGATGCAAGAACAATATGCTCCTACTGTACATGACAACGCACCAGACGCTGTGTGATTACTTTAGTTTTGTGTAGAAAACAAAAGGTTCACCTGCAGAACTATATGAAATAATAAAGCATTGAAATTACCAGTATTTAAATACATTATCTACATATGACAGGAATAAAAATGAATCCTTGCAAATATGGTTTGAAAAAATACACAGAATTTGGAACACATAAATCATTTTTCCATATTAGATTCCAACCTAGAAAATACCAGTTCAcaattataaaaacagaggacAACAATTGTAACACTTTAAAACAACAATATAGAAGCCCATGTTAAGATGTAATCTTTTATGCTATTTCGTTTAATGGTATGTAATTGGACAGAGGATACTATAGTTCCTTAGGAATAATGCTTTTTAACTTGTTAACCTTTATGAATTCCTTTATAATGCTTATAATATGATATTATAATATAATGCTTATAATATGTTATGTCTCTACATTTTCAACTGACTCTTCTCCAGCTCTCCTATATCCCACTGCCGTTAAAACAAACACACTTGAGCCTGAGGTGACCATGCAGTGTGAAGCCTAGTAGTCTGTAGAGGCTGTGGATGGAACCTAAAGTAGCTCTTACGGATCAGGCATGCTTGCAAAGCACTActttctagctagctaacatcatgTTTAGCAAGTATGGACAATTTGATAGGATGTGAAGGTGACATTTATTTCAATATTGTGGCAATATTGTGATTGTTCCTTCCTGTGAAGAGAGATATGATTCCCCTTGCCTACAGTGCTGGGATTGTCCTTTGGAAAAAATGATGCACATTTGGGGATGAGGCAACTaattccttccctccacctctgtctctcctcctccctcccccttacCCCCCAATCCTCCCCGACATGAGATTTCTGATTAATCGTGTGACCGCCCCTTCGTTTTGCATTTTACACAATCTCACAGCGCCACAGCGAGATGTGTGAGGTGTTTCGCCACTTTTGGCAAGCTGAAAAGCTGTAGCCCaaggaagaacaagtcagtggaAAGTATGAGGGGGATATGACCAGGGGACGTGATAAAAAATGATCAGCGAGTGTGTTTTCCTGTTTGGTTTTAATCTACATTTAATTAAATTCTTATCTGCTGTGTGCTTATGGCTGCATTTGAATGGCGAGACTGCATTCATTATGAATGGTAAAATTGAACTCACTACATTGTGTGTGG of Salvelinus alpinus chromosome 4, SLU_Salpinus.1, whole genome shotgun sequence contains these proteins:
- the LOC139573659 gene encoding zinc finger protein ZFPM2-like isoform X1, with translation MSRRKQSNPRQIKRPLEDGALGEEEECVSEENELMAKDEFSTEENFSAEFESENMSCEDMEYYCNKGEEDGSGEAGESDMDGQSESRHPAIGPEDWDGPRELDAFHKDGERRIHSRQQLPVGTTWGPFNGKIEMNIDGSGMKMKSCVPVVLSAGPRWLLDVTWQGAEDNKNNCVVYSKGGQLWCTTTKNIMGGEELVAFAVDFDSRLQAINHMSLSEGMYPARLLDTIQLLPQQAAMASILPTAIVNKDIFPCKACGIWYRSERNLQAHLMYYCSGRQREPESQGEENDNRPHQTPSICPFPQCNKSFTSARALEMHLSTHSGVKMEETLPPGTSLKCTICNYTADSLITFQHHILSHLSQAAFRCNHCHISFQNHRELLQHQDLHSHHGHGGGSKLHRESDSEHSPRGAEEALQQAAARVELANRKEALQSPKGSLSKDATTDSELEKAEKKPMLSGLKGDGSHPGSKASFSYTRIKSEPSSPRLASSPVQHNMGPTYPMGPFLSQFAFSQDISVVPQASEILAKMSELVHRRLRHGGNTVYPPVIYSPLIPKGATCFECNITFNNLENYLVHKKHYCNSRWQHMTKSPDFSSISDKAVSPNSGHSSVSMLTGCHPSEVTDSHLMQSACLSVNSQSVLDMINAGGAVKGPGPEKELPGQVKKVSTTPTGVEERLNGKQQAVEGKSPTDTPLVETDVNDPNQTSCAACNITFSRHETYMVHKQYYCATRHDPPMKRMSANKVPSMQRTMRTRKRRKMYEMCLPDQDPRGPSIGQPGFLGVPPMANPCTSQEAVESLADRFHPRCDVFPGMVPKHLEASLTVTKSIMAPNSNATMDQQELDAPIDLSKKCSPIPNDKTSPNSPKRLLDYHECTVCKISFNKVENYLAHKQNFCPVTTATATHGGETMFPDVVKSEGSNPDDAYDKSPCEKNGNDKMIVQNGGGMFPPHMGPVPGLKPFSEAQLIPTKDENMFLPHCLYPGAIKKMKGAEQISPYFGIKPTDYVAGGLVMQGEREVSSEQEQSTNGGGPETGREQPAANGCPLPSKEPLPLLPKNRGMVIVNGGHKPEERSGSGPVPPNQDNQSHNPQQQDGHPSPTWGAENPSDSNENVSPASKSPTEETVPTVTKGVNGSSQAPGSGKYCRLCDIQFNNLSNFITHKKFYCSSHAAEHVK
- the LOC139573659 gene encoding zinc finger protein ZFPM2-like isoform X2; its protein translation is MSRRKQSNPRQIKREEDGSGEAGESDMDGQSESRHPAIGPEDWDGPRELDAFHKDGERRIHSRQQLPVGTTWGPFNGKIEMNIDGSGMKMKSCVPVVLSAGPRWLLDVTWQGAEDNKNNCVVYSKGGQLWCTTTKNIMGGEELVAFAVDFDSRLQAINHMSLSEGMYPARLLDTIQLLPQQAAMASILPTAIVNKDIFPCKACGIWYRSERNLQAHLMYYCSGRQREPESQGEENDNRPHQTPSICPFPQCNKSFTSARALEMHLSTHSGVKMEETLPPGTSLKCTICNYTADSLITFQHHILSHLSQAAFRCNHCHISFQNHRELLQHQDLHSHHGHGGGSKLHRESDSEHSPRGAEEALQQAAARVELANRKEALQSPKGSLSKDATTDSELEKAEKKPMLSGLKGDGSHPGSKASFSYTRIKSEPSSPRLASSPVQHNMGPTYPMGPFLSQFAFSQDISVVPQASEILAKMSELVHRRLRHGGNTVYPPVIYSPLIPKGATCFECNITFNNLENYLVHKKHYCNSRWQHMTKSPDFSSISDKAVSPNSGHSSVSMLTGCHPSEVTDSHLMQSACLSVNSQSVLDMINAGGAVKGPGPEKELPGQVKKVSTTPTGVEERLNGKQQAVEGKSPTDTPLVETDVNDPNQTSCAACNITFSRHETYMVHKQYYCATRHDPPMKRMSANKVPSMQRTMRTRKRRKMYEMCLPDQDPRGPSIGQPGFLGVPPMANPCTSQEAVESLADRFHPRCDVFPGMVPKHLEASLTVTKSIMAPNSNATMDQQELDAPIDLSKKCSPIPNDKTSPNSPKRLLDYHECTVCKISFNKVENYLAHKQNFCPVTTATATHGGETMFPDVVKSEGSNPDDAYDKSPCEKNGNDKMIVQNGGGMFPPHMGPVPGLKPFSEAQLIPTKDENMFLPHCLYPGAIKKMKGAEQISPYFGIKPTDYVAGGLVMQGEREVSSEQEQSTNGGGPETGREQPAANGCPLPSKEPLPLLPKNRGMVIVNGGHKPEERSGSGPVPPNQDNQSHNPQQQDGHPSPTWGAENPSDSNENVSPASKSPTEETVPTVTKGVNGSSQAPGSGKYCRLCDIQFNNLSNFITHKKFYCSSHAAEHVK